CCACAGATCTGATACCTAAGGCCATCTTCTCATTGGGACTCAGGCTCTTCTATAATGGCTTTCAAGGCAAGCGTAGCCCTCATCAAGCCAGACCAGTCATTGCCCATGTTGACATGATTACAAACTCTTGGGCTTAACCCAGTAAGAGCACCCTCTCCCAAGATGTACCAAGTCCTGAGGGAATCCCTAGATTGCCCATGGATAGCAAGGCAGGAAATGGGAGGCCCCATTAGCACAGGGAAGTGGAAGGAGAGGAACCCAAGTCTCCAGCAGAGAGGGGAGCTGCATTCCAGAGACAGAATTCTAGAGATTCTCATTAGACTGGTCTCATTACCTGGGGCTTGTGTATTCATCAGAATAATGAAGTGTGGCCAGCATGTTCCTGAAGGTTACAGCCAGCATCAGTAGGACTTTTTATTAAGTATCATTTATAAATCTGACCTGCACCATCATCCCAACTGTGTGTGGGTGCAACAGAGGACAAATGGGCATGGAACAGCATTGGGGAGATGCCAAGGAAGTGAGGGGGACTACAGCATGAGTTACCCTGCCCTTCCACCACCCctcccaggagagaaaaatcatcTGGACACAAGTAAAGCTATTACTAGGAGGCTACTCAGGTCTGGGAGCTCCTGGGCTGAGGCAGGACCTTGACCTGGAAGCCTGATAGTGCCTTCACATGTGGTGGttaaaagaggagagggagcCTGAGATAGGACCTCCCTGGATACTGGAGAAAGAAGGCAGGGATGTCCTTTCCCAGATTTATAGGAGTAACCATGGTGTTCTTATAGGCAGAGAGGAGCTGGAAGATCTACTCAAAGGATAGTAGGTCTGGGTGAGGTCCCTCATTGTCAAGGCTCGTGCTCCTTGCCCTAGGAGGGGAGCTGCCATCTTTCTGGGGCTCAGTTAGGCCAATAGGACCCAGACTGAGTTTGAGACCATTTCTTTCACTAAGGCTCGGGGAGGAGGTCCTTCTCCACTCAGTTGTCCTCAGCTTGAAATCACTCTGAGTGTCCTTGTGGATGAGGTCTGGCACTGACAAGGGGCCCTCTCCATTGGGCAGGGCCTCACTCCCTGGCACCATCTCTGTGGAACCCTCTGGTCCCAGGCTGTCATCGGACACCAGCCCTCCTAGGTTGGGCACTGTAGAAGGTGGCTCTTGGGGTGGCCCAGCCAACAGCTCCACTCCATACTCCAGGCTGCTCACAACAGGCTGCGGCGAAATCAGCATGTCTTGGGGGCTCTTCAGGGCCCGAGGGGTACGCTTCTTGGTCACAGGAGGAGGCGGGTCAAGGCGGGGGAATGCTTCCAACAGAGCTGACCTACAAGGAGAGCAATAATAAAGGTGCATTTTCAATAAATCTTTTAACTTACTAGAGTGTGTGATGTCTGGAAAGTGACAACATCCTGAACCTCATATCCTCACCTATAAAACGGAGGATAACAATTACACTATCCACCCAATGGAACTTTTGTGAGTAAAGCCCTTTGGATCACAAGATTCAGaaatacatcttcattttacacatgtggaaactgagaccccttGGTTATATAATTGCGAACCATTATTCTCTTCCTGTTCCAGTCCATTCCGTATACCCCCTCTATAAGAACCTTTTTTAAGTCCAAATCTGGTTGGGTCACTTGTCTATTCCAAAATCTCCAGTGGCTTCCAACAGCCCAGAGTAAATTTCAAAGTCCTCCTCTGCTTAGAATTCAAAGTTGTTGGTGTCAACTTAGCCTTCCCATATCATCTCTTACTACTCCTACGCATACACTCTCTGCTCCAGGCCACATTGGTCTCTCTGCCCCTTGAGCCAACCCTGAACTCAAGGCATGTCTCCTGAGTACTTCTGTTCAGCATGATCCTGACATGCCACCCTACTTGCCTGCCCATTGTAAGACAATGTGGTCCAATAGACAGTGAGCTGTCCTCAGAGCCAGGGCaattctgggttcaagttctatctGTGATACATGCTGGCTGTTTGACACTGGAGGGACCACAGTACTTGGAGAGTTACAAGTGGCCCAGAAACCACCAGAAACAACTTCCAGCAGTGTTGGCAAGCTCACAATGAACAAGGAAAACCTAACCAATGCTGCCAGTCAAACCACGGACAACCAAAGAGATGAACCCAGGTATGGTGATCCAGAGGAAAAAGGGACATGGAGATGATCTGGGAATTGACTAGGAATCCCCACCCTCCCCTTGGGGAGAGAGTAGGGAGGGaatctaaataaaaataaatatataattcagaGGCTGCTTAGGTTTGTAAAAGCCCAGAGTTGGAATAGACATCAGTGATTCTGCAGATTTGTAAGTGAATAAGTATTCCATCGACAATGTCCCCAACAAGGGGTTATACAACCCCCACTCAAGACTCCAAGTGGAAGAGAATTCACTGTTTTCAAAGGTCATCCCTTCCACTTTTGGAAAGcttaattattagaaagtttttttctccattataGAGCTGAAATCTACCTCTCTGCAACTTCAATCTAATTGTTCCTAGTAAAAACAAATCTTGTCCTACTTCCACATGGCAAATTTCCAGATACTTAAAGGTAGCTGCCCCTAGGCTTTCTCTTTTCCATGCTCTACATCTCCAGGTATTTCTAATGACTTTTGTCTCATTGATCAAATCCTctctttcaccatcctggttccTCTGTCCTCTGGATtgtctcctttctaaaatatgttgGTTAGAACTGAACATAAAACCAGTGCAAGATTACAGTGGGACTCTCTGAGAGTCACAGATTTTcaaggttggaagggacctgaggaaGCATCCAGTCTAAACCATAGCTGAAAAAGAATGTTCTCCATGGATTCCGAAGTGTTTGTCCACCCTTGTCTTGCAGACTCCCATCGAGGGGAACCCACTGCCTCCTGAGGTAGTGCATTCTAATTCTGGTAAGTGCTAGCTAATAATTAGGAAGTATTTCTTTATAGGAAGCCTTAACTGAGCCTCTGCAACTTCTATCCACTGCTACTAGTTCTGGCCTTGTGAACAAATTCAACAAGTAAAATGATATCCATTCCAAAATAGCAATCATGCCTCCTCTAAATCTTCTCTAGGATGAACACCCCCAGCTCCTTCAGCTAGTCCTTATATGATATGAACTTAAGACCCTTCACTATTCCGAGAGTACTCCTCAGGACATTTTGCAGCTTACAAATGCTTTTCCTAAAATGGGGATGCCCACAAATGAATGTGGTGGAGGCAGAATGCAGCCTTTTTGAAAATCCCTTCTAACCAGCAGAGGTGAAGCTCCCTTTAGGGAATTTTCTTTCTGCAGACCCCCTTTTGCAAGGAGACCTGAGAGGTCAGGtaatttaaaataacaacaaaaaaacctatTAGCATACACAGAGGTTATGAAGGGGTGAGGGCAAACACCATTGCTATACCGTAAACGATATTTTCTTAAACTATCAGGAACAAAGGTGGGAAAAGGAgccaagatagattttcatgtgGAAGTAACTGAACTTTTGCAGAACAGCTACTAAAAGAGGTAAAATGACCTTtggcacaaggtcacacagttaataaggccagatttgaacttgggtctccctGACTTTAGGTTCCACACTTtaatcactgcaccacctagctgcccaagattAAGGTGGACAGGGAAAGACTTATTGCAGACCGAGGATGGAGTTGTGTGAATGGAAAGGAGGGGATGAAGAGGACTCGCCAACTGATTGGAGAAGGAGAATAAAGGGGAGGGATGAGTTAATAATAATTCTAAGGTGATAAACTTCAATGTCCTTGGGAGATGGTGATGCTCTTATTAGAGACAGGGaaatttgaaaaaggaaaggatttatgggggggaggagagggagagaaataaggAATTCAAGCTCCCCAACCCAGACAAATTATACTGTAGGCACTAAAAAAAACCTGAGCCACTGCCAGGGATCTTGAAGGCTTTCTGAAAGATAGGGAGAGCTGAGAGAAGAAT
The DNA window shown above is from Notamacropus eugenii isolate mMacEug1 chromosome 2, mMacEug1.pri_v2, whole genome shotgun sequence and carries:
- the LOC140529844 gene encoding uncharacterized protein C1orf226 homolog isoform X5, which encodes MFLSFSFLSCLLSEPLSGSVDQSMFENSNTAPTPKLQPSRSFPHLSKSSASSTTTMGPLESSGPGLRVGSSQHLKNLGKAVGAKVNDFLRRKEPVNLENTAGVMEINKNAGATLSAPGDTPPGTWQEEERSALLEAFPRLDPPPPVTKKRTPRALKSPQDMLISPQPVVSSLEYGVELLAGPPQEPPSTVPNLGGLVSDDSLGPEGSTEMVPGSEALPNGEGPLSVPDLIHKDTQSDFKLRTTEWRRTSSPSLSERNGLKLSLGPIGLTEPQKDGSSPPRARSTSLDNEGPHPDLLSFE